TATGCTTTATGAGGATGGAACCCCAGTTGATGGGAAAGGCATTGGCAGAAAAGTTCTTGACAAAGTTAAAGAAACATATGGCTCGGAGCTGGAACATAAAGAATTTGCTTATGATGGAGAGAAAAGCTTGTTTACTGTTGGCCCTCTTCCTCGTAACAGACTCGATTTCTTGGTCGTATTGGATGACATCTCATCAACCAGGTACTATACTGGGGTTCATAATAAATTTTCCTTGCTTTCTCGTATTTGTTAATCACATTGGCTATTTCACACATGTATAGGAGGACTGGGAGCCCTGGAGGTAGTTCAAACCCAGGTGAGAGTGCGGGGGATATGAAGAGAGTTAAGAAgcaatttcaatccaaaaCTTTAAAGGTGCAGGTCAATTTTGCTACTAAAATCCCAATGCAAGCAATTGTAAATGCATTACGAGGTCAGGACTCAGAGCATTTTCAGGAAGCAGTGAGGGTTCTTGATATCATACTAAGGCAGAATGCAGCAAAGCAGTAAGTATTTGACTGTTGTATCTTTCCTCAGGCAGTCCACTCTTATTTGGCACATCATACGCTCTTTGTCTGCAGGGGTTGTCTCCTTGTCCGACAGTCTTTCTTCCATAACAATCCGAGGAACTTCGCAGAGTTGGGAGCAGGTGTATTAGGCTGCAGGGGTTTCCATTCAAGCTTTCGAGCTACCCAAGGGGGTCTGTCTCTGAACATGGGTAAGTTGCTAAGAAATAGAAGGCTTGCTTATTTCGGGATTCTACTGCCAAGTTAATCACTGTCCTTGTCTTAATGTAGATGTATCTACTACAATGATCGTGAAACCTGGTCCTGTTCTCAACTTCCTCATGGAGAACCAAAATGTTAAGACTCCTTACCAGATTGATTGGATTAAGGTAGTTGTGGTTCCTTTCAATTTTGACATTACATTGGTTGTGCTTCGCACATGATCTgagctttttcattttatgctAGGCTAAAAGGATGCTAAAGAATCTAAGAATAACGACCTATTCCTCTAAGATGGAGTACAAAATCACTGGATTGAGTGACAAACCATGCAAGGAGCAGAGGTAATTTAATTTCTGCTTTCTGATATAATCTTTTAGTACTGCTTTGCAGTGATCTTACCTCTCTACGTTTGTGTCTAGGTTCTTTCTAAAAACCAAGAAAGGACAGGATGGTGATGGAGAGGAAATCACGGTTTCTAATTATTTTGCTGAATATAAACACTTACCAGTGCGCGATTCAGCAGATTTTCCATGCATCAATGTTGGGAAACCAAAGAGTCCATCTTACTTTCCACTTGAGGTGATACAATTACGTCAATAATTTATTGTTTAGGTTAATattagaattttctttttcattcttcTTCGCTCCTGTAGCTCTGCAACTTGGTTTCATTGCAACGCTATACCAAAGCTTTATCCAGTTTGCAAAGGGCTTCGCTAGTGGAGAAGTCTCGGCAAAAGCCCCAAGAGCGGATGTCAGTTCTGCGTGATGTAAGTTACGCCGTCTATGTGATGTAGTTTTATCTTTGCCTCTTAAACTTACTGACACCTCAAATTTTGATTCTCTCAGGCACTGAAGACTAGTAAATATGATGCTGACCTGATGCTTCGTTCATCTGGAATATCAATCGGTGCTGACTTTGTGCAGGTTGAAGGCCGTGTTTTGTCCGCCCCAAAGGTAAAACATCGTCATAGTCCTTTTCGGTTGCTTAATTGATCTGGTTAGTTTCTTTGGTTCTGTAGAAATTTGTGTGTTCTCATTTTCTCTGTATATTGATCCTTTCCTGCAGCTAAAAGTTGGCGATGGACAAGATTTTTTCCCTCGTAACGGGCGTTGGAATTTTAACAACAAGGTGCTGTTCTTCTTAAGTATTTTCTGTTTCACTGACATCaagctttgaattttttatgttgAATTTAACTCAATTACCTGTGTGTAGAAATTGATACAACCTGTGAAAATAGAGCGCTGGGCTATTTGCAATTTCTCTGCTCGCTGTGACACTCGGTACCTGGTCAATAATATGTTGAAGTGTGGAGAGATGAAAGGAATTGTGAgattactctctctctctctctgaattatagagaaaaaaagCTACTTCTATAATGTACATCCATgcatttgattatttttattctaaaagaaaattctttaTTGTAGGTCATAAATGATccattttttgtatttgaagAGAATAACCAGAATAGACGTGACCCAGCTCCTGTTAGAGTAGACAAGATGATTGAATACATAAAGTCCAAACTTCCAGGACCACCACAGCTTCTGTTGTGTATTCTTCCAGAGAGGAAGAATTCTGACATATATGGTCAGCTCATGATTCTTTTCCTCTATTATTTTTATCCACACTTTATGTTGAGGATGTATGTGTTGACAAATCTCCGAACTCTCAAGGTCCATGGAAAAGGAGAAATCTTTCTGAGCTTGGGATTGTAACACAGTGCATTGCTCCTGCAAAACTTAATGATCAGTACATCACAAATGTGCTCCTGAAAATCAATGCAAAGGTATGTTTCAGTTACAATAATATCATTTGTGGAAATTGTCTTGTGTTGTCTACTATTTGTGTTTGACGTTTCATGCATTGATTTTGGTCTTCCCTTGTTTTGTCTGCACTTGTGTAGCTGGGTGGAATGAATTCCTTGCTACAAGTGGAGCATTCTCCTTCTATACCTTTGGTTTCTAAGTGCCCCACTCTGATTTTGGGAATGGATGTGTCACACGGCTCACCTGGGCGTTCAGATGTACCTTCTATTGCAGCGGTAACACATGTCCTTAAACTGAACATTTAGTAAACATGTTATTTTCCATAAATTTTACTCCATACTCGGTCACCGTGGGAGTTGCTGCTATATCATGTTCTATGTTTTGTAGGTGGTGAGTTCCAGGAACTGGCCCTTGATTTCTCGGTACCGAGCTGCAGTTCGTACTCAATCACCAAAAGTAGAAATGATTGCTTCTTTGTTCAAGCCTGTATCAGATAAAGAGGATGCGGGCATAATCAGGTTGACTCCTCTCGCCACTTACATGTACTCTGAAACTCTTATATATTGCATCCTTTTTTCTGTTATCTAATTATTAACAGTTCTGCGACATTTAACATATGTGCTCTTTGCAGGGAATTGTTGCTAGACTTTTATGCTACTTCAAATAGCAGGAAGCCTGATCAGATAATTATTTTCAGGTGTGGTATTACTAATATATTCAATACGATACTTGCGTTAGAgttataaaattcattttgaactCTTTGAATGTTTGATGTGTAAATTAcgcaaattattaaaaaagcTTTAGAATACAATCTATATATTGGCCCTTCTGTCGATGTAATTAGCTCCCAGTACTATCTTTCTGTTTCCTATTATGTCGTTGTCTCACAACATTCAGTAAAAAGATCAAAAAGGAAGGGatcttgagttttttttattgatgagTGTAATACATTTAATTCTTAACGATCTGCAGTTTGTTATTAATCTCATATCTTGAAAGGCTAGTGTTTCACACCCAACAGTATTGATATGGCTGTGTATTCTTTTCTATACCATTTTGTCAACATCTTATTGATTTTTTGCTATGTAGTTTGAAATAGGCTAGTcaatttgatatattttttcaacaaataaaagaatttataCACTAAAAACAACTGGTTTCAGTGATTAACAATGTTGTATTGTATCATTTTCAGTGAGATCATGCGTAACCCTTGTTGATATTCCTATCTCttgttttttctcttattTAGGGATGGAGTGAGTGAATCACAGTTCAACCAAGTCTTGAATTTGGAACTGGATCAGATTATTCAGGTGGCCAATCTACATTTTACTTTCTATATGCTTTATTTGTAAGAGTAAATCTCTAACTGTACTTCGATCGTGGGggtattttatgttttgcagGCCTGCAAATTCCTTGATGAGAGCTGGTCTCCTAAGTTCATGGTTATTGTTGCTCAGAAGAATCATCATACAAAATTTTTCCAGACTAGTTCTACTGAAAATGTGCCAGCTGGTTAGTCATTTTACCATCAGTTCAATTTTCAGAAtagaaaagaacataaaactgtgcttctgtttctaaatCATGTTTATCTTTTGATTGCTTAAACTCAGGCACAATTATTGACAACAAAGTTTGCCATCCAAAGAACAATGATTTCTACTTGTGTTCTCATGCTGGGATGATTGTGAGTATTCTAAACCAAAACCTGTTGCTTTTTTGCTGAAGATATGTTATTGTTTATTAAGGAAggaataaacaaataattaagtCTTGAGTGCCTGGACATTGTCATGTCTGCTGAATTGTTTTAGACTGTATTATCTTATTGAGCTACTTTGAATGGAAATTCAACCGACTTTGGATTGTTTATGTAGGGGACTACTCGACCTACTCATTATCATGTTCTATACGATGAACTTGGGTTTTCAGCAGATGATTTGCAAGAACTTGTTCATTCTCTATCATATGTGTAAGTAGTATATTCGTCTTTCAGATTTAGtaaggaaaaagaggaatAGTCAACTACGTCCCAAGATACAAATACCTGGGGAAAAATAGGTTATTGGAGTAAAATTCAAACCTCACAACCTTGCTTTGAATTCTGTACAGGTACCAAAGGAGCACTACAGCCATCTCTGTGGGTAATATACATAATCCTGATTTGTAGACCTTTATGTAATTGCCTTCAACTTATAGACTGCTTAGAAAAATTTAGGGCCCGTTTGATAActatttagtttttagtttttagttttcattttttcaaatagatttcagtttttagtttttgttttcacttttgttactcctccctcccatcctcccctctcatctttcatctcaatctcatcttcactctcattctcactttcattctccttctttttcctctatactctagcacaaaaaactaaaactgaaatggTAATCAAACGGGCCCTTAGGAAGccaataaattataatttcactCTTGCTACTTACTACACTTATACTGATGCCATAAGCctgcttgaattttttgtaGCTGCACTAGTAATATGATTTGTCACTTGACAGCCTATTTTCTGTATAGAAAATCATACCCTATTTGAAATCGTTGTCTGAACAATTGTAGAGTTATAAATGGCAAGAAATTTAAAGAGtaaaagttgattttttcaGGTCGCATCTtcagtctttttttttggacgaaagTCACATCTTcagtctttatttttatttttttgctctgtttttttagTGTTTACCTTTGCCGTTTTCTCTTTGctgcagttgctccaatctgCTACGCCCATCTAGCTGCCGCCCAGATTTCACAGTTCATCAAGTTTGATGATATGTCTGAGACTTCCTCAAGCCATGGTGGTGGTGTGACTGTTGCTGGTGGTGTGGCCGTGCCCGAGTTACCCCGGCTTCATGCTAATGTGATCAACTCCATGTTCTTCTGCTGAAGattggtttcaatttcatatccCATGGTGGATGGCTTCATAATAGCATATGAAGTTTTTGTGAACCAACTGTTTTGAGTTTACGGATTTGAATAGGAATTTCACTAGCTTGTATATCATTTGTAGTTGAAATTATCTAAAGCTGAAACATTTCAGAAATCATGTATTGATGATTTCTGTTTTTAAGAATTAATCCTTATATGATAGTGTGCAAAATGTTGTCAAAACAGAATTCAgatatgaaaacaaaaatacaaatacagtTTTGATTTGAGTAGATTGTTTTTGTGACAAGGGCAAAAATAATCATTGCTTCCTGAACAAAAAATACccacataataatttttttctagaTAAAGTACATAACAGATAACTGACAACACAGACTGATGCTGCTGCCtctatttttcaatttcctccaTCTACTATTGTGGatgcttattttctttttcaatagtTTTACACTCCACAAATATCTCAACTATCCAAAAGAACATAACAACCAACAGGGGACAGTCTATTTTCTATAGAATCCAATGAACTTCATAGAGCTGGAAGAAGGTATGTCAAGCTACCAGGGTTTCCATTCAAGTTTCCGAGGCATCCAAGGGTGTCTGCCTCTGAACACGGGTAAGTTTCTAAGAGATAGAAGACGTGGTTTACCTTTGTCATTCTACTGCCAAGCTAATCACTATCCTTGCTTGAAAATGCAGATGTATCCACTAAAGCGGTCATAAAACCAGGTCCCGTTCTGAACTTCCTCGTGCAGAACCAAAAAGTTGATACCAGATTGCATCCATATGACTTTGTTCATGAGTTTGagcttttttatttcataCTAGGCCAAGAGGATTCTTAAAAACCCAAGAATCCGGATTTCCCCCTCTAATATGGAGTGGAGTGCAAAGTCACAAGTGATGAGCCCTGCACAGAGTAGATGTAAGTTGTTTCTGCCTTGTAACATCCATGTCACTTAAGAAGTAGTCAACACATTGTCTGGTTGGCTTGTTCAATGCCTAGGATTGGATTAGATTAGATAACTCACTGGATTCAAGATGTATTAGAGGAGGAAACGAAGGTAgaggattttaattttgaggaTGAGAAAGGATAAAATATAAGTTGATATATCCTACCATTGTTCTAGATTGAATGTGCTATGCTTTTTTCATGAGTAATCCATGTTCTACCTTGaacaaaatttcttcatttcttccCTCAACATGCCTTAAATCTATTGAGTTATCCAATAAAATTCAATCCTATCCCTCAACATGCCTTAATTCTATTGAGTTATCCAATAAAATTCAATCCTAGGCTCCAAACGGCATTGAAACCTTAAATCTATTGAGTTATCCAATAAAATCCAATCCTAGGCTCCAAACGGTAATGTATCCCTTTCATCACTCGTATAGTAggagacaaaaaataaaaataaaaatatctctCCTGAAAGGTTCATCTGCTATTTAGATTTTAGTTGAGTTCTATTGTTTTAAGAAGCGAGCATGAACTAGATCTAAATGGTGGCACGAGTTGCAGCATGCACAAAGAGTATAAActgaacaaattttaaaaaaacgcAACGCTAAAATTTTCTGGACAAGTCTTACAGACAATAGTGAGATTACACAAAGGTCCCATGAAAATTCCTAATGCGACTGATGTCACAAAGAAgtgaataaaaggaaaacctCATCACAGGGATATAATAAGCAAAGCACAAGCAGCTGATGCATATAGATACAAATTTTAGAATGGAGCTGACGTCGTTCTACGAAGCTGATACTTTGGCTCGGGCGGTGGTGCACTTGGCAACACCTTCTCTAGCTCCTGCAACGGCAACACATATGATATAAATAAGATACCTTTAGTTGCTAATCCAAATAGCTTTTAGACCCAAATCACACAAGacagaaaatgattatttaatCATGCTGTTATCTCAATATCATGCAAAGTCAAACAAACTATGTAAGAAGTCTTCCACACAGCCGGTGACGCAATCCTATTCCTATACCAgctttgaaaaatgaaatgaaacatcAATAAAAGGTGAAGGTAATTCACTAAAGGAGGAAGTGGATCCTCCAGAACAAAAGCAGAAGATAATGGAGTCCAAACTAccaatgaaaattataaaccGGGACAGCTAagcaacaatttattttaatattttgcttTTCTGAGAAGAAACTAACACGTCAGAATGAGCCACAGTTCTGACAACTGGTACACCACGACCCCTGAATATATGGGTATTCAGACATATTGACAAATTATAAATTGGTGGCCGATCAATCATTGATATGTCACTTCAAGAAGAACTTTGAAACCATAA
Above is a window of Prunus persica cultivar Lovell chromosome G2, Prunus_persica_NCBIv2, whole genome shotgun sequence DNA encoding:
- the LOC18786217 gene encoding protein argonaute 4A; this translates as MESSNPEGDGLPPPPPIIPPNVVPIVAEEKSFDLIKKPSTPKRVPMTRPGIGSKGQRIPLLTNHFKVAVNKSDGYFFHYSIAMLYEDGTPVDGKGIGRKVLDKVKETYGSELEHKEFAYDGEKSLFTVGPLPRNRLDFLVVLDDISSTRRTGSPGGSSNPGESAGDMKRVKKQFQSKTLKVQVNFATKIPMQAIVNALRGQDSEHFQEAVRVLDIILRQNAAKQGCLLVRQSFFHNNPRNFAELGAGVLGCRGFHSSFRATQGGLSLNMDVSTTMIVKPGPVLNFLMENQNVKTPYQIDWIKAKRMLKNLRITTYSSKMEYKITGLSDKPCKEQRFFLKTKKGQDGDGEEITVSNYFAEYKHLPVRDSADFPCINVGKPKSPSYFPLELCNLVSLQRYTKALSSLQRASLVEKSRQKPQERMSVLRDALKTSKYDADLMLRSSGISIGADFVQVEGRVLSAPKLKVGDGQDFFPRNGRWNFNNKKLIQPVKIERWAICNFSARCDTRYLVNNMLKCGEMKGIVINDPFFVFEENNQNRRDPAPVRVDKMIEYIKSKLPGPPQLLLCILPERKNSDIYGPWKRRNLSELGIVTQCIAPAKLNDQYITNVLLKINAKLGGMNSLLQVEHSPSIPLVSKCPTLILGMDVSHGSPGRSDVPSIAAVVSSRNWPLISRYRAAVRTQSPKVEMIASLFKPVSDKEDAGIIRELLLDFYATSNSRKPDQIIIFRDGVSESQFNQVLNLELDQIIQACKFLDESWSPKFMVIVAQKNHHTKFFQTSSTENVPAGTIIDNKVCHPKNNDFYLCSHAGMIGTTRPTHYHVLYDELGFSADDLQELVHSLSYVYQRSTTAISVVAPICYAHLAAAQISQFIKFDDMSETSSSHGGGVTVAGGVAVPELPRLHANVINSMFFC